Within Solea solea chromosome 1, fSolSol10.1, whole genome shotgun sequence, the genomic segment AAAGCGACAGTTATACTTCTTGCTGTGGGTGGTGATGTGGCACTGCAGCTCCACCTCTGTGCCAAAGGACTCTCCACAAAAAATGCAACGATGGGCACGGCCCTGGTTTTCCAGATGGCTGTGTTTTACATGTAGCTGTAGGTCAGTCTCATGCCTGAAATCCCAGTTGCAGGAGGTACAGCGATATACTTTCTTCTCATTGCTGTGCTTTACAGCAAGGTGAAGCTGAGTGGACACCTTTGAGTCAAACACTTCTTGGCACAGAGTGCAACGAAAAAATACAAAGGTATGCATGTCAAGCAGGTGCTTCTGCAGGTCATCCACTGAAGTAAATTGCTTGTCACAGCTCTCACATATGTAATAAGTGGAGGTAATTGTAAAGTGAATTGTCACATGCTTTAGCAGGGACTCTTGGTTGGGGAACTCTTTGTTACACTGTGGGCATGTTAGTTGAGGATGCAGACCATCTAAGTGAGTTTTTAGGTGAGTCTGGAAAAGGTCTAAACTGGTATACTTGGCTCCACACTGGTTACATATGAACTCACTAGAAGTACGTGAAGCTGAGCTGCCATGTTTCAACATGGTAGGTTCCACAGATATTGGAGAAGAAGGGCTGAGAGTGCGCAGAGATTTCTTTCCATTGTTGATGTAGTTCAGTGCGAGTGGAATATTCTTGTGATTCTCCttgatgtgtttgtttagtttcaGAACACTGTTGAATATGGGGGAATTTGTGCAGTATGAACAGGAGTACACTTCTACAATAGGCTCTTTGGGAGTTACAGCCAGAGGGGAGTCAAATCGCAAGCTTCCCCCATCTAAGTGAGTCTGCCGAACATGCTCCTCCAAGGTAGCCTCAGTCAAAAACCCCATGAAGCATTGGGGGCAGAAGAAGGCATTGCTCTCTTTGGCCACAGGACTAGGAAAGCCATGGGAGCAGCGGATGTGTTCCTGGAGTGCATTGAGGTCACCCAACACCTCAGGGCAGAAGTTGCACTGAAGAAGGGCATCAGGCAAGCTAGCTAAGAGGGCAGCATGATCGTCTGCATTGTGGACCTGCTTGAGGTGTTCATTTAGATTTAATAAAGAGGGGAGGACTTCCAAACAAAACTGGCAAGTATGAGCCTGCTCTGGCTTGTCCAGATGCATAGTCCGCAGGTGAATTTGAAGCACCGCCAAACTAGAGAATAGTTGCTTGTTACAGTAGATGCAACTGTAGGCGACTTTAGGCTGTTTCGAGGAACGTCCTCCCAAGTCAGATGTGTTCTGAGCagctctctttctcctccccctTGTCTTGGGCACTGGCGGTGCTGTCTCCACCATTGTGGAGCTGTCAACAGAGAGGTTGGAATCGGGAGTGGTGCTAGAAACAGAGGTGTATCCCACTGTTAGCAATGAAGGGCTGTTACTATGGTTACTTGATTCAGGGAGCTGGTGGATGTCCATGTGAGCATAAAGGTCTTCAACAGAGAGAAAGTGTTCAGAGCAGATAGTACAAGTGTGGCCCTTCCTGTCTCGGCTGTGGGCGTGGTCAATGTGGGTCAGCAAGGTGCCCTCATCACTGAACGGCTCATGGCAATAGATGCACTGCAGGGTGGCACCCAATCCTCCATCCTCTGATGGAGAGCACTCTGGGTGGCACTCTGCAATGTGCCGCTGGAGCTCCTCTGGTATATCAAAGCCCTCCTCACAACGGCTGCATTTGCGTGtttctttcactttccattCCTCAGCTCTAGAGGTGCTGCCGTCTTTGCCCCTTTCGTGTACTTGCATGTGGCCATGGAGAGAGCTGGAGGAAAGAAAGCCTCGGCGGCACACAGGGCACTTGTGGGGTTTGTTGGAGGCGTGAGTTTTCATGTGGATTTTGAGGTGATCACTGCGGGAGAAGGCAGAGTCACACTCTCCGCAGTGGTACTTCTTGTCACCTGTGTGGAGCTTCACGTGTCTATCCCGGCTACGCTTGTGCTTAAACAGTCGGCTGCAAAAGGTACAGCTGAATGGGAGTTTATCACCGTGACTCTGTTCGTGGCGCTTGAGAAAACTTAGGCGACTGAAGGACTTGTCACAGAACTGGCATGGGTATGGTAGGCCAGGGCCCCCTTCCTCCTCGCCAAAGTCATAGTCCTCGCAGTGTCCTGGAGAAGTCTGGTCCTTACTGGAGGGAGATGATGCTGGCCAGGAACATGACGGGTCATCTTCTAGATCAGCACCatctgaaagagaaagagggaaaaagaaaaagagggaggGTGTATAAgagctttgtttttgtatgaCTTTATCAGCAACACATTTGTCTCACTCTTTGAAATAGAAAAGGTGTGCCACCATGGTGTTATTTGTTATAATAATTATCAGGTTGACGTGTATGAATTTAGAATTCTGTGCAACTTagatctttctttcttcattgaAAACAATACCTCTCCTTAGGTGTTATGCaaaaaaagttcatttaaaTATGCTACTTTAAGTATAATTAGAGAAGAGAATAAGTTGAAATACTTTACTACAATTAACCTTGTATGTGGCCATGTAATGGCTTAGCCCACTGTGACTCAAAATACAATCTCTCTGACATTTAAAGCCGACACAAGACAATGGCTGTACTCTAGGATGTAAGCCTGGCATGAggtaaattaaaacatttctatTATTCCTAAACAATGACTAGAatcattttggaaaaaaacaagagtccTTGAAATAACAGTAAGAccatagggggaaaaaaataagtaGTTTTCAAGAAAGAGAAGATTAAATGTGCAATTCAAACCACAGCTACACATACCCTTTAGGAAAACTCCATTGCAAAGTAGATGCTTTTGTGAAACATGGGCATATCAGAGCATCAGTCAATAGATATCAGATTATAGAATATGCATTATTATCATATTTGTCAGTGTGGTTTGTGCAAAGCTGTGTAAGCCGTAAGGCAACTAATACTAGACGGATGAATGCGCTGAATGTGctaatatgtgtgtttttctgtgtgggGGTGGGACAGGGGCAGAAAACTAAGGGGCTAAAATCTCACTCAAGGACAAGCAGGTGCAGAGAATGACCAGAGCCAACCTCAGTCAACTGACAATACGGCCCCCCATTCGTTTTACAACGTGTCCCTATTCAACATGCTTTGTTGCCGACATTCCATTCGATTGGTTCACTGTACAGTGATATGAATGGAAAACACAGAGCACCACTTTCCACCAGTTCAAAAGGTTACAGGCCACTTCTTCCCGCTGCCGAATTCTAAGTGCTGTGGACTTCCTTACCTAAATAAAACAACGTAATTCCAACCCCTTCAGAAAAAAAGTATGTCAAAAGGCCAAAACTTGGAATGGGAAAAACAAGAGGAAGCTGTGAAGATTTATGAGATGGACAACGGAAAACCATGAGCTCTTTCC encodes:
- the znf521 gene encoding zinc finger protein 521 isoform X5, translating into MSRRKQAKPRSLKVEDNVTEDQHSPGQTAIPSDPESALERAAEDGETGRLSKRLLSPEEGEEGEEEDEESALHSCDSCRQVFESLSDLTEHKINQCQLTDGADLEDDPSCSWPASSPSSKDQTSPGHCEDYDFGEEEGGPGLPYPCQFCDKSFSRLSFLKRHEQSHGDKLPFSCTFCSRLFKHKRSRDRHVKLHTGDKKYHCGECDSAFSRSDHLKIHMKTHASNKPHKCPVCRRGFLSSSSLHGHMQVHERGKDGSTSRAEEWKVKETRKCSRCEEGFDIPEELQRHIAECHPECSPSEDGGLGATLQCIYCHEPFSDEGTLLTHIDHAHSRDRKGHTCTICSEHFLSVEDLYAHMDIHQLPESSNHSNSPSLLTVGYTSVSSTTPDSNLSVDSSTMVETAPPVPKTRGRRKRAAQNTSDLGGRSSKQPKVAYSCIYCNKQLFSSLAVLQIHLRTMHLDKPEQAHTCQFCLEVLPSLLNLNEHLKQVHNADDHAALLASLPDALLQCNFCPEVLGDLNALQEHIRCSHGFPSPVAKESNAFFCPQCFMGFLTEATLEEHVRQTHLDGGSLRFDSPLAVTPKEPIVEVYSCSYCTNSPIFNSVLKLNKHIKENHKNIPLALNYINNGKKSLRTLSPSSPISVEPTMLKHGSSASRTSSEFICNQCGAKYTSLDLFQTHLKTHLDGLHPQLTCPQCNKEFPNQESLLKHVTIHFTITSTYYICESCDKQFTSVDDLQKHLLDMHTFVFFRCTLCQEVFDSKVSTQLHLAVKHSNEKKVYRCTSCNWDFRHETDLQLHVKHSHLENQGRAHRCIFCGESFGTEVELQCHITTHSKKYNCRFCSKAFHAIVLLEKHLREKHCVFEGKTQNCGANGSSVSGGEGQPKEDVELQGLLTNSHGPGTVGGTVVESHNSRDGSEEEVDTAEPMYGCDICGASYTMDSLLTNHQLRDHNIRPGESAMMKRKADMIKGNHKCNVCSRTFFSEAGLREHMQTHLGPVKHYMCPICGERFPSLLTLTEHKVTHSKSLDTGSCRICKMPLQCEEDFLEHCQMHPDLRNSLTGFRCVVCMQTVTSTLELKIHGTFHMQKTGTMSGNQPMGRNNIIAHNHHQQHPQKIFKCASCLKDFRSKQDLVKLDINGLPYGLCASCVAAAGSKSSSPTMNGGRQQQQGRSTTPAPAMGARVQGESLSPGDGKGKAVSSSSSSSSTSSLSAGKTRCSSCNVKFESEAELQNHVQTVHREQAGDSNSGQLKTPQVSPMPRASPSQIEEKTYQCIKCQMVFYSEWDIQVHVANHMLEEGLNHECKLCSQSFDSPAKLQCHLIEHSFEGMGGTFKCPVCFTVFVQANKLQQHIFSAHGQEDKIYDCSQCPQKFFFQTELQNHTLTQHSS
- the znf521 gene encoding zinc finger protein 521 isoform X2; its protein translation is MSRRKQAKPRSLKEDNVTEDQHSPGQTAIPSDPESALERAAEDGETGRLSKRLLSPEEGEEGEEEDEESALHSCDSCRQVFESLSDLTEHKINQCQLTDGADLEDDPSCSWPASSPSSKDQTSPGHCEDYDFGEEEGGPGLPYPCQFCDKSFSRLSFLKRHEQSHGDKLPFSCTFCSRLFKHKRSRDRHVKLHTGDKKYHCGECDSAFSRSDHLKIHMKTHASNKPHKCPVCRRGFLSSSSLHGHMQVHERGKDGSTSRAEEWKVKETRKCSRCEEGFDIPEELQRHIAECHPECSPSEDGGLGATLQCIYCHEPFSDEGTLLTHIDHAHSRDRKGHTCTICSEHFLSVEDLYAHMDIHQLPESSNHSNSPSLLTVGYTSVSSTTPDSNLSVDSSTMVETAPPVPKTRGRRKRAAQNTSDLGGRSSKQPKVAYSCIYCNKQLFSSLAVLQIHLRTMHLDKPEQAHTCQFCLEVLPSLLNLNEHLKQVHNADDHAALLASLPDALLQCNFCPEVLGDLNALQEHIRCSHGFPSPVAKESNAFFCPQCFMGFLTEATLEEHVRQTHLDGGSLRFDSPLAVTPKEPIVEVYSCSYCTNSPIFNSVLKLNKHIKENHKNIPLALNYINNGKKSLRTLSPSSPISVEPTMLKHGSSASRTSSEFICNQCGAKYTSLDLFQTHLKTHLDGLHPQLTCPQCNKEFPNQESLLKHVTIHFTITSTYYICESCDKQFTSVDDLQKHLLDMHTFVFFRCTLCQEVFDSKVSTQLHLAVKHSNEKKVYRCTSCNWDFRHETDLQLHVKHSHLENQGRAHRCIFCGESFGTEVELQCHITTHSKKYNCRFCSKAFHAIVLLEKHLREKHCVFEGKTQNCGANGSSVSGGEGQPKEDVELQGLLTNSHGPGTVGGTVVESHNSRDGSEEEVDTAEPMYGCDICGASYTMDSLLTNHQLRDHNIRPGESAMMKRKADMIKGNHKCNVCSRTFFSEAGLREHMQTHLGPVKHYMCPICGERFPSLLTLTEHKVTHSKSLDTGSCRICKMPLQCEEDFLEHCQMHPDLRNSLTGFRCVVCMQTVTSTLELKIHGTFHMQKTGTMSGNQPMGRNNIIAHNHHQQHPQKIFKCASCLKDFRSKQDLVKLDINGLPYGLCASCVAAAGSKSSSPTMNGGRQQQQGRSTTPAPAMGARVQGESLSPGDGKGKAVSSSSSSSSTSSLSAGKTRCSSCNVKFESEAELQNHVQTVHREQAGDSNSGQLKTPQVSPMPRASPSQIEEKKTYQCIKCQMVFYSEWDIQVHVANHMLGLQVSGSHHQIEEGLNHECKLCSQSFDSPAKLQCHLIEHSFEGMGGTFKCPVCFTVFVQANKLQQHIFSAHGQEDKIYDCSQCPQKFFFQTELQNHTLTQHSS
- the znf521 gene encoding zinc finger protein 521 isoform X3, whose translation is MSRRKQAKPRSLKVEDNVTEDQHSPGQTAIPSDPESALERAAEDGETGRLSKRLLSPEEGEEGEEEDEESALHSCDSCRQVFESLSDLTEHKINQCQLTDGADLEDDPSCSWPASSPSSKDQTSPGHCEDYDFGEEEGGPGLPYPCQFCDKSFSRLSFLKRHEQSHGDKLPFSCTFCSRLFKHKRSRDRHVKLHTGDKKYHCGECDSAFSRSDHLKIHMKTHASNKPHKCPVCRRGFLSSSSLHGHMQVHERGKDGSTSRAEEWKVKETRKCSRCEEGFDIPEELQRHIAECHPECSPSEDGGLGATLQCIYCHEPFSDEGTLLTHIDHAHSRDRKGHTCTICSEHFLSVEDLYAHMDIHQLPESSNHSNSPSLLTVGYTSVSSTTPDSNLSVDSSTMVETAPPVPKTRGRRKRAAQNTSDLGGRSSKQPKVAYSCIYCNKQLFSSLAVLQIHLRTMHLDKPEQAHTCQFCLEVLPSLLNLNEHLKQVHNADDHAALLASLPDALLQCNFCPEVLGDLNALQEHIRCSHGFPSPVAKESNAFFCPQCFMGFLTEATLEEHVRQTHLDGGSLRFDSPLAVTPKEPIVEVYSCSYCTNSPIFNSVLKLNKHIKENHKNIPLALNYINNGKKSLRTLSPSSPISVEPTMLKHGSSASRTSSEFICNQCGAKYTSLDLFQTHLKTHLDGLHPQLTCPQCNKEFPNQESLLKHVTIHFTITSTYYICESCDKQFTSVDDLQKHLLDMHTFVFFRCTLCQEVFDSKVSTQLHLAVKHSNEKKVYRCTSCNWDFRHETDLQLHVKHSHLENQGRAHRCIFCGESFGTEVELQCHITTHSKKYNCRFCSKAFHAIVLLEKHLREKHCVFEGKTQNCGANGSSVSGGEGQPKEDVELQGLLTNSHGPGTVGGTVVESHNSRDGSEEEVDTAEPMYGCDICGASYTMDSLLTNHQLRDHNIRPGESAMMKRKADMIKGNHKCNVCSRTFFSEAGLREHMQTHLGPVKHYMCPICGERFPSLLTLTEHKVTHSKSLDTGSCRICKMPLQCEEDFLEHCQMHPDLRNSLTGFRCVVCMQTVTSTLELKIHGTFHMQKTGTMSGNQPMGRNNIIAHNHHQQHPQKIFKCASCLKDFRSKQDLVKLDINGLPYGLCASCVAAAGSKSSSPTMNGGRQQQQGRSTTPAPAMGARVQGESLSPGDGKGKAVSSSSSSSSTSSLSAGKTRCSSCNVKFESEAELQNHVQTVHREQAGDSNSGQLKTPQVSPMPRASPSQIEEKTYQCIKCQMVFYSEWDIQVHVANHMLGLQVSGSHHQIEEGLNHECKLCSQSFDSPAKLQCHLIEHSFEGMGGTFKCPVCFTVFVQANKLQQHIFSAHGQEDKIYDCSQCPQKFFFQTELQNHTLTQHSS
- the znf521 gene encoding zinc finger protein 521 isoform X4 encodes the protein MSRRKQAKPRSLKVEDNVTEDQHSPGQTAIPSDPESALERAAEDGETGRLSKRLLSPEEGEEGEEEDEESALHSCDSCRQVFESLSDLTEHKINQCQLTDGADLEDDPSCSWPASSPSSKDQTSPGHCEDYDFGEEEGGPGLPYPCQFCDKSFSRLSFLKRHEQSHGDKLPFSCTFCSRLFKHKRSRDRHVKLHTGDKKYHCGECDSAFSRSDHLKIHMKTHASNKPHKCPVCRRGFLSSSSLHGHMQVHERGKDGSTSRAEEWKVKETRKCSRCEEGFDIPEELQRHIAECHPECSPSEDGGLGATLQCIYCHEPFSDEGTLLTHIDHAHSRDRKGHTCTICSEHFLSVEDLYAHMDIHQLPESSNHSNSPSLLTVGYTSVSSTTPDSNLSVDSSTMVETAPPVPKTRGRRKRAAQNTSDLGGRSSKQPKVAYSCIYCNKQLFSSLAVLQIHLRTMHLDKPEQAHTCQFCLEVLPSLLNLNEHLKQVHNADDHAALLASLPDALLQCNFCPEVLGDLNALQEHIRCSHGFPSPVAKESNAFFCPQCFMGFLTEATLEEHVRQTHLDGGSLRFDSPLAVTPKEPIVEVYSCSYCTNSPIFNSVLKLNKHIKENHKNIPLALNYINNGKKSLRTLSPSSPISVEPTMLKHGSSASRTSSEFICNQCGAKYTSLDLFQTHLKTHLDGLHPQLTCPQCNKEFPNQESLLKHVTIHFTITSTYYICESCDKQFTSVDDLQKHLLDMHTFVFFRCTLCQEVFDSKVSTQLHLAVKHSNEKKVYRCTSCNWDFRHETDLQLHVKHSHLENQGRAHRCIFCGESFGTEVELQCHITTHSKKYNCRFCSKAFHAIVLLEKHLREKHCVFEGKTQNCGANGSSVSGGEGQPKEDVELQGLLTNSHGPGTVGGTVVESHNSRDGSEEEVDTAEPMYGCDICGASYTMDSLLTNHQLRDHNIRPGESAMMKRKADMIKGNHKCNVCSRTFFSEAGLREHMQTHLGPVKHYMCPICGERFPSLLTLTEHKVTHSKSLDTGSCRICKMPLQCEEDFLEHCQMHPDLRNSLTGFRCVVCMQTVTSTLELKIHGTFHMQKTGTMSGNQPMGRNNIIAHNHHQQHPQKIFKCASCLKDFRSKQDLVKLDINGLPYGLCASCVAAAGSKSSSPTMNGGRQQQQGRSTTPAPAMGARVQGESLSPGDGKGKAVSSSSSSSSTSSLSAGKTRCSSCNVKFESEAELQNHVQTVHREQAGDSNSGQLKTPQVSPMPRASPSQIEEKKTYQCIKCQMVFYSEWDIQVHVANHMLEEGLNHECKLCSQSFDSPAKLQCHLIEHSFEGMGGTFKCPVCFTVFVQANKLQQHIFSAHGQEDKIYDCSQCPQKFFFQTELQNHTLTQHSS
- the znf521 gene encoding zinc finger protein 521 isoform X1; amino-acid sequence: MSRRKQAKPRSLKVEDNVTEDQHSPGQTAIPSDPESALERAAEDGETGRLSKRLLSPEEGEEGEEEDEESALHSCDSCRQVFESLSDLTEHKINQCQLTDGADLEDDPSCSWPASSPSSKDQTSPGHCEDYDFGEEEGGPGLPYPCQFCDKSFSRLSFLKRHEQSHGDKLPFSCTFCSRLFKHKRSRDRHVKLHTGDKKYHCGECDSAFSRSDHLKIHMKTHASNKPHKCPVCRRGFLSSSSLHGHMQVHERGKDGSTSRAEEWKVKETRKCSRCEEGFDIPEELQRHIAECHPECSPSEDGGLGATLQCIYCHEPFSDEGTLLTHIDHAHSRDRKGHTCTICSEHFLSVEDLYAHMDIHQLPESSNHSNSPSLLTVGYTSVSSTTPDSNLSVDSSTMVETAPPVPKTRGRRKRAAQNTSDLGGRSSKQPKVAYSCIYCNKQLFSSLAVLQIHLRTMHLDKPEQAHTCQFCLEVLPSLLNLNEHLKQVHNADDHAALLASLPDALLQCNFCPEVLGDLNALQEHIRCSHGFPSPVAKESNAFFCPQCFMGFLTEATLEEHVRQTHLDGGSLRFDSPLAVTPKEPIVEVYSCSYCTNSPIFNSVLKLNKHIKENHKNIPLALNYINNGKKSLRTLSPSSPISVEPTMLKHGSSASRTSSEFICNQCGAKYTSLDLFQTHLKTHLDGLHPQLTCPQCNKEFPNQESLLKHVTIHFTITSTYYICESCDKQFTSVDDLQKHLLDMHTFVFFRCTLCQEVFDSKVSTQLHLAVKHSNEKKVYRCTSCNWDFRHETDLQLHVKHSHLENQGRAHRCIFCGESFGTEVELQCHITTHSKKYNCRFCSKAFHAIVLLEKHLREKHCVFEGKTQNCGANGSSVSGGEGQPKEDVELQGLLTNSHGPGTVGGTVVESHNSRDGSEEEVDTAEPMYGCDICGASYTMDSLLTNHQLRDHNIRPGESAMMKRKADMIKGNHKCNVCSRTFFSEAGLREHMQTHLGPVKHYMCPICGERFPSLLTLTEHKVTHSKSLDTGSCRICKMPLQCEEDFLEHCQMHPDLRNSLTGFRCVVCMQTVTSTLELKIHGTFHMQKTGTMSGNQPMGRNNIIAHNHHQQHPQKIFKCASCLKDFRSKQDLVKLDINGLPYGLCASCVAAAGSKSSSPTMNGGRQQQQGRSTTPAPAMGARVQGESLSPGDGKGKAVSSSSSSSSTSSLSAGKTRCSSCNVKFESEAELQNHVQTVHREQAGDSNSGQLKTPQVSPMPRASPSQIEEKKTYQCIKCQMVFYSEWDIQVHVANHMLGLQVSGSHHQIEEGLNHECKLCSQSFDSPAKLQCHLIEHSFEGMGGTFKCPVCFTVFVQANKLQQHIFSAHGQEDKIYDCSQCPQKFFFQTELQNHTLTQHSS
- the znf521 gene encoding zinc finger protein 521 isoform X6 — encoded protein: MKTHASNKPHKCPVCRRGFLSSSSLHGHMQVHERGKDGSTSRAEEWKVKETRKCSRCEEGFDIPEELQRHIAECHPECSPSEDGGLGATLQCIYCHEPFSDEGTLLTHIDHAHSRDRKGHTCTICSEHFLSVEDLYAHMDIHQLPESSNHSNSPSLLTVGYTSVSSTTPDSNLSVDSSTMVETAPPVPKTRGRRKRAAQNTSDLGGRSSKQPKVAYSCIYCNKQLFSSLAVLQIHLRTMHLDKPEQAHTCQFCLEVLPSLLNLNEHLKQVHNADDHAALLASLPDALLQCNFCPEVLGDLNALQEHIRCSHGFPSPVAKESNAFFCPQCFMGFLTEATLEEHVRQTHLDGGSLRFDSPLAVTPKEPIVEVYSCSYCTNSPIFNSVLKLNKHIKENHKNIPLALNYINNGKKSLRTLSPSSPISVEPTMLKHGSSASRTSSEFICNQCGAKYTSLDLFQTHLKTHLDGLHPQLTCPQCNKEFPNQESLLKHVTIHFTITSTYYICESCDKQFTSVDDLQKHLLDMHTFVFFRCTLCQEVFDSKVSTQLHLAVKHSNEKKVYRCTSCNWDFRHETDLQLHVKHSHLENQGRAHRCIFCGESFGTEVELQCHITTHSKKYNCRFCSKAFHAIVLLEKHLREKHCVFEGKTQNCGANGSSVSGGEGQPKEDVELQGLLTNSHGPGTVGGTVVESHNSRDGSEEEVDTAEPMYGCDICGASYTMDSLLTNHQLRDHNIRPGESAMMKRKADMIKGNHKCNVCSRTFFSEAGLREHMQTHLGPVKHYMCPICGERFPSLLTLTEHKVTHSKSLDTGSCRICKMPLQCEEDFLEHCQMHPDLRNSLTGFRCVVCMQTVTSTLELKIHGTFHMQKTGTMSGNQPMGRNNIIAHNHHQQHPQKIFKCASCLKDFRSKQDLVKLDINGLPYGLCASCVAAAGSKSSSPTMNGGRQQQQGRSTTPAPAMGARVQGESLSPGDGKGKAVSSSSSSSSTSSLSAGKTRCSSCNVKFESEAELQNHVQTVHREQAGDSNSGQLKTPQVSPMPRASPSQIEEKKTYQCIKCQMVFYSEWDIQVHVANHMLGLQVSGSHHQIEEGLNHECKLCSQSFDSPAKLQCHLIEHSFEGMGGTFKCPVCFTVFVQANKLQQHIFSAHGQEDKIYDCSQCPQKFFFQTELQNHTLTQHSS